From the Paramormyrops kingsleyae isolate MSU_618 chromosome 7, PKINGS_0.4, whole genome shotgun sequence genome, one window contains:
- the ankra2 gene encoding ankyrin repeat family A protein 2 isoform X1 — protein MDMASAENQRECQLDPEEMEGICVMPGVGGAIKAEHQVDVSTEDPGSQNVAMGIKFILPNRFDMNVCSRFVKSLNEEDSKNIQDQVNSDLEVASVLFKAECNIQTSQSPGIQVRHVYTPSTTKHFSPIKQSTTLTNKHRGNEVSSTPLLVHSLSIHQLAAQGEMVFLASRIEQETVINLQDEEGFTPLMWAAAHGQIAVVEFLLQNGADPNILAKGRESALSLGCSKGYTDIVKMLIDCGVDVNEYDWNGGAPLLYAVHGNHVRCVELLLDSGADPTIESDSGFNAMDMAVAMGHRNVQQVMEAHLLKLLQGIKD, from the exons ATGGACATGGCCTCGGCAGAGAATCAGAGGGAGTGCCAACTGGACCCGGAGGAGATGGAGGGCATCTGCGTGATGCCAGGGGTGGGTGGTGCCATTAAGGCAGAGCACCAGGTGGACGTGAGCACAGAGGACCCTGGCTCCCAAAACGTGGCCATGGGCATCAAGTTCATTCTGCCCAACCGCTTCGACATGAATGTCTGCTCACGCTTTGTCAAATCGCTCAACGAGGAGGACAGCAAAAACATCCAGGATCAGGTCaactcagacttggaggtggcGTCTGTCTTGTTTAAAG CTGAATGTAACATTCAGACTTCGCAGTCACCGGGAATCCAGGTGCGACATGTCTACACGCCGTCCACTACCAAGCATTTCTCTCCCATCAAGCAGTCCACCACGCTCACCAACAAGCACCGTGGCAATGAGGTCTCATCCACGCCATTGCTGGTTCACT CCCTGTCTATTCACCAGCTGGCCGCTCAAGGGGAGATGgtgttcctggccagcaggatcGAACAAG AGACGGTGATCAACCTGCAGGATGAGGAAGGATTCACCCCTCTGATGTGGGCAGCGGCTCATGGGCAGATTGCCGTCGTGGAGTTCCTGCTGCAGAAC GGTGCAGACCCCAACATCCTGGCTAAGGGGAGAGAGAGTGCCCTATCACTGGGCTGCAGTAAGGGCTACACTGACATTGTCAAAATGTTAATTGATTGTGGCGTGGATGTTAACGAATATGACTGG AATGGTGGTGCCCCTTTGCTGTATGCCGTTCATGGGAATCACGTGCGCTGTGTGGAACTCCTTCTTG ATAGTGGAGCAGATCCGACTATTGAGTCTGACTCTGGTTTCAATGCCATGGACATGGCAGTGGCAATGGGCCACAGAAATG TTCAACAGGTCATGGAAGCCCATCTGTTAAAGCTTCTACAAGGAATTAAAGATTGA
- the ankra2 gene encoding ankyrin repeat family A protein 2 isoform X2 yields the protein MDMASAENQRECQLDPEEMEGICVMPGVGGAIKAEHQVDVSTEDPGSQNVAMGIKFILPNRFDMNVCSRFVKSLNEEDSKNIQDQVNSDLEVASVLFKAECNIQTSQSPGIQVRHVYTPSTTKHFSPIKQSTTLTNKHRGNEVSSTPLLVHSLSIHQLAAQGEMVFLASRIEQETVINLQDEEGFTPLMWAAAHGQIAVVEFLLQNGADPNILAKGRESALSLGCSKGYTDIVKMLIDCGVDVNEYDWNGGAPLLYAVHGNHVRCVELLLDSGADPTIESDSGFNAMDMAVAMGHRNADSGG from the exons ATGGACATGGCCTCGGCAGAGAATCAGAGGGAGTGCCAACTGGACCCGGAGGAGATGGAGGGCATCTGCGTGATGCCAGGGGTGGGTGGTGCCATTAAGGCAGAGCACCAGGTGGACGTGAGCACAGAGGACCCTGGCTCCCAAAACGTGGCCATGGGCATCAAGTTCATTCTGCCCAACCGCTTCGACATGAATGTCTGCTCACGCTTTGTCAAATCGCTCAACGAGGAGGACAGCAAAAACATCCAGGATCAGGTCaactcagacttggaggtggcGTCTGTCTTGTTTAAAG CTGAATGTAACATTCAGACTTCGCAGTCACCGGGAATCCAGGTGCGACATGTCTACACGCCGTCCACTACCAAGCATTTCTCTCCCATCAAGCAGTCCACCACGCTCACCAACAAGCACCGTGGCAATGAGGTCTCATCCACGCCATTGCTGGTTCACT CCCTGTCTATTCACCAGCTGGCCGCTCAAGGGGAGATGgtgttcctggccagcaggatcGAACAAG AGACGGTGATCAACCTGCAGGATGAGGAAGGATTCACCCCTCTGATGTGGGCAGCGGCTCATGGGCAGATTGCCGTCGTGGAGTTCCTGCTGCAGAAC GGTGCAGACCCCAACATCCTGGCTAAGGGGAGAGAGAGTGCCCTATCACTGGGCTGCAGTAAGGGCTACACTGACATTGTCAAAATGTTAATTGATTGTGGCGTGGATGTTAACGAATATGACTGG AATGGTGGTGCCCCTTTGCTGTATGCCGTTCATGGGAATCACGTGCGCTGTGTGGAACTCCTTCTTG ATAGTGGAGCAGATCCGACTATTGAGTCTGACTCTGGTTTCAATGCCATGGACATGGCAGTGGCAATGGGCCACAGAAATG CTGATTCGGGTGGTTGA
- the utp15 gene encoding U3 small nucleolar RNA-associated protein 15 homolog, translating into MASFKPTRIPSYPKFGEKVTQDTLYWRNYKTPVQIKEFGAITNIDFSPTSPYNYAVTASTRIQIYGPYSQEPVKSFTRFKDTAYSGTFRSDGQLLVAGSEDSLVQLFDVNGQVPLRQYSGHSKAVHVTDFTSDRYRILSGSDDYTCRLWDIPSSAEISCYNEHTDYIRCGTTSKLNPDLFITGSYDHTVRVFDGRTDKSIMNMDHGHPVESVLLFPSEGLLVSAGGRYVKVWDMLKWGQALVSLKNHHKTVTCLCMSSSGQRLLSGSLDRHVKVYSTTTYKVVHNFDYASSILSIALAPEDNTLVVGMTNGVLSIKQRKPEEKEALGSKQRRRRPSYRVFVKGKTYVPKQDDFLVSKPVRMHLQKYDKQLKSFQVSKALDTVLEPWIRVKKPEVTVAVMQELNRRGTLKNALAGRDERSLSTLLSFLIGNIVDSRFTPTLVIVAEMILDIYMRVMGQSPVVDKQILRLQELIEREIDYQQELVEVLGMLDTLFATMTTKKDASQQNRTANGLLEIGSGQDQVVGAT; encoded by the exons ATGGCTTCGTTTAAACCCACAAGAATTCCAAGCTATCCTAAGTTTGGGGAGAAGGTTACTCAGGACACACTGTACTGGAGAAATTATAAG ACTCCTGTCCAGATTAAGGAATTTGGGGCAATCACGAACATAGACTTTTCTCCCACCTCCCCATATAATTATGCAGTCACTGCATCAACAAGG ATCCAGATATATGGCCCGTACTCTCAGGAGCCAGTGAAGTCATTCACGCGGTTCAAGGACACAGCATACAGCGGCACGTTCCGGTCTGACGGCCAGCTCCTGGTGGCCGGCAGTGAGGACTCCCTGGTGCAGCTTTTCGACGTCAACGGCCAGGTGCCGCTCAGACAGTATTCTGGACACTCCAA GGCAGTACACGTCACAGACTTCACGTCGGACCGCTATCGGATACTCTCTGGGTCGGATGACTACACGTGTCGACTGTGGGACATCCCCAGCTCCGCTGAAATTTCCTGCTACAATGAGCACACTGATTACATTCGCTGCGGCACAACGAGCAAGTTGAATCCCGACCTTTTCATCACGG GGTCCTACGACCACACTGTGAGGGTTTTTGATGGGCGAACAGACAAAAGCATAATGAACATGGACCATGGGCACCCGGTAGAGAGCGTCCTGCTTTTCCCCTCTGAGGGGCTTCTGGTCTCGGCGG GTGGCCGCTATGTGAAAGTGTGGGACATGCTGAAGTGGGGGCAGGCACTGGTGTCCTTGAAGAACCATCACAAGACAGTGACGTGTTTGTGCATGAGCAGCTCGGGGCAGAGGCTGCTGTCAGGGTCTTTGGACAG GCATGTGAAGGTCTACAGCACAACAACATATAAAGTGGTCCATAACTTTGACTACGCGTCCTCCATCTTGAGCATCGCGTTGGCG CCTGAAGATAACACTCTTGTGGTTGGGATGACCAATGGCGTGTTGAGCATCAAGCAGAGGAAGCCAGAAGAGAAGGAGGCGCTTGGCAGTAAGCAGCGGCGGCGGCGGCCATCATACCGGGTCTTTGTCAAGGGGAAGACCTACGTGCCCAAGCAG GATGATTTCCTGGTCAGCAAACCAGTCAGGATGCACCTGCAGAAATACGACAAGCAGCTGAAGAGCTTCCAGGTTTCCAAAGCTCTGGACACGGTTCTGGAG CCCTGGATTCGAGTGAAGAAACCAGAGGTCACAGTGGCTGTGATGCAGGAGTTGAACCGCAGAGGCACTCTGAAGAACGCCCTTGCCGGCCGAGATGAAAGGAGCCTTAGCACCCTGCTCAGCTTCCTCATAGG GAATATAGTTGATTCCAGGTTTACCCCCACATTGGTCATTGTTGCGGAGATGATTTTgg ATATTTACATGAGGGTGATGGGCCAGTCTCCGGTGGTGGACAAGCAGATACTGAGGTTGCAGGAACTGATTGAAAGGGAAATTGACTACCAgcaggagctggtggaggtctTGGGCATGCTGGACACGCTGTTTGCCACCATGACAACAAAGAAGGATGCTTCACAACAGAACAGAACGGCCAATGGGCTGTTGGAGATTGGAAGTGGGCAGGACCAGGTAGTAGGGGCAACCTGA
- the btf3 gene encoding transcription factor BTF3 gives MKETIMNQEKLAKMQAQVRIGGKGTARRKRKVVHRTATADDKKLQFSLKKLGVNNISGIEEVNMFTNQGTVIHFNNPKVQASLAANTFTVTGHAETKQLTEMLPTILNQLGADSLTSLRKLAEALPRQAGDGRAPLAVGEDDEEVPALVGTFDEASKNEAN, from the exons ATGAAAGAAACCATCATGAATCAGGAAAAGCTTGCGAAGATGCAGGCGCAAGTCCGTATAGGTGGAAAG GGTACTGCCCGCAGAAAGAGGAAGGTGGTACACAGAACAGCAACTGCAGATGACAAGAAGCTTCAGTTCTCCCTAAAGAAACTTGGCGTTAATAATATTTCTGGCATTGAGGAG GTTAACATGTTCACAAACCAGGGAACTGTTATCCACTTCAACAACCCGAAAGTGCAGGCGTCACTGGCTGCCAATACGTTCACTGTCACGGGTCACGCGGAGACCAAGCAGCTGACAGAGATGCTGCCCACCATCTTGAATCAGCTCGGTGCTGACAGCCTGACCAGCCTCAGGAAGCTGGCTGAGGCCCTGCCTCGGCAGG CTGGAGATGGCCGGGCACCCCTTGCTGTTGGTGAGGATGATGAAGAAGTTCCAG CTCTTGTGGGGACCTTCGATGAAGCTTCGAAGAATGAAGCGAACTGA